The following coding sequences lie in one Rothia sp. SD9660Na genomic window:
- the hrpA gene encoding ATP-dependent RNA helicase HrpA, translating into MSSSDSSRTPAPSLSAIAAAMHGAGVRASEPTEPQTAGKRGGREKQASGPREGADAPARSQRRGRNLAPRGKQGGKKPNQRRPYTPLIPEKITYPEALPVSARRDDIMAAIRDNQVTIVAGETGSGKTTQLPKMLLELGLAEKGMIGHTQPRRLAARSVAERIAEELGQTIGETVGYQVRFTSEVGEGSAIKLMTDGILLAEIQNDRLLRQYSAIIIDEAHERSLNIDFILGYLKRIMPQRPDLKIVITSATIDPERFARHFSPSFVPGVGIVDETLSPEEKEIAEATLPDDAPPIIEVSGRTYPVEIRYRPLSEPRTGDGGEDEADAGDGLEDDDRDPIEGVLDAIRELSEEAPGDILIFFSGEREIRDAADAIEDMVRSTRRLADYEVLPLYARLSMAEQHRVFKPGGRPRIVLATNVAETSLTVPGIKYVIDTGTARISRYSARTKVQRLPIERISQASANQRSGRCGRVSDGIAIRLYSEEDFQARAEFTDPEILRTNLAAVILQMTAIGVVKSPSDIEKFPFVQPPETRAINDGVNLLRELGALATPGRDGADALTRNTRGTTGGRGGRRPSSPLTAAGRAMAALPVDPRLARMIVEGSKRGVAKEIMVLAAALTIQDPRERPADHRGEADSLHARYKDEKSDFTSYLLLWQYINERQAELSSSQFRKMCHREYLNFLRIREWQDLFAQLREIGRSAGITVEGGRDIDPAASETEVHKSLLSGLLSHIGMQDEQNRHEYRGARGTRFAIFPGSALFKKKPVWLVSAELVETSRLWARVNAQIEPEWVEELAGPLLKHSYSDPHWSARQGSVLAHEKVTLLGLPIIADRRIQYWRVDPVAAREIFIQSALVEGDWQTRHRFFARNQKALAEVEELEARLRRRDLRVDDAVLFDFYNARIPEHVVSERHFDRWWKEERRVNEHLLDFTPENLIDEEAADYDESLFPHTWTARTSGGELALDLRYEYAPSVQIGGVRSSQTQTDGIAVQVPVLFLGQLEPAPFEWLIPGLREELVTALIKSLPKQIRKNFVPAPDVARQAVEKLNADYSPATDSLTEALALVLRRLRGHVVDPAEFNWDAVPEHLRFTFQVRNHQNKILGEGKDLVELQGLLHAEIRSALAASLGASPETMGKMAALAARGQKGQDARSGSVPSTAPSGVGSRGAGAKGAQASAPAQAPGSKAVREVSGLTNWPEQDLPRKVERVIATQTVAGYPALVDEGASVAVRIFPTEAEATRAQRGGIIRLLKLNTPSPERYVSEHLNNREKLVFTQNPHGSIDALISDCTVAAIDQLVPATPPFTRAEYTALFNSVRAELIDTVFVMTKLVADILSETAKVQKLIKKSTSLAVIHAMSDMKSQLGNLVYPGFVTETGAVQLHHLPRYLRAISKRIEKLGPNVNRDNQLMLTVQELEDAYDKAVQSLPGGTVPTPELEQVGWMIEELRVSFFAQELGTAYTVSEKRVAKALREAMEAIKNA; encoded by the coding sequence ATGTCTAGTTCAGATTCTTCCCGCACCCCCGCCCCCTCGCTGTCTGCCATCGCCGCTGCCATGCACGGCGCGGGCGTCCGCGCATCCGAGCCCACCGAACCCCAGACCGCCGGAAAGCGCGGTGGCAGGGAGAAGCAGGCGTCCGGCCCTCGTGAAGGGGCGGACGCACCCGCCCGCTCCCAGCGTCGCGGCCGCAACTTAGCCCCCCGGGGCAAGCAGGGCGGGAAGAAACCGAACCAGCGCCGCCCCTACACCCCGCTGATTCCCGAGAAAATCACCTACCCTGAAGCCCTGCCTGTCTCTGCCCGCCGGGATGACATCATGGCCGCGATCCGTGATAACCAGGTCACCATTGTTGCCGGTGAAACCGGCTCGGGTAAGACCACCCAGCTGCCCAAGATGCTCCTCGAACTGGGTCTAGCGGAAAAAGGCATGATTGGCCACACCCAGCCCCGCCGTCTGGCCGCCCGATCGGTGGCCGAACGCATCGCCGAAGAACTGGGCCAGACAATCGGTGAGACGGTCGGCTACCAGGTGCGCTTTACCTCCGAGGTGGGCGAAGGCTCCGCTATCAAGCTCATGACCGACGGTATTCTGCTGGCCGAAATTCAGAACGACCGGCTACTGCGCCAGTACTCGGCCATCATCATTGATGAGGCCCACGAGCGTTCCCTCAACATTGACTTTATCCTGGGCTATCTCAAGCGCATTATGCCGCAGCGCCCCGACCTGAAAATCGTTATTACCTCAGCCACCATCGACCCCGAGCGTTTCGCCCGGCATTTCTCACCCAGCTTTGTGCCCGGTGTCGGCATCGTCGACGAGACCCTCAGCCCCGAAGAAAAAGAAATCGCCGAAGCCACCCTGCCAGATGATGCTCCGCCCATTATTGAGGTTTCGGGCCGCACCTACCCCGTCGAGATCCGCTACCGCCCCTTGAGCGAACCGCGCACCGGCGACGGCGGGGAGGACGAAGCGGACGCCGGTGACGGTCTCGAGGACGACGACCGTGACCCGATTGAGGGCGTACTCGATGCTATCCGGGAACTATCCGAAGAGGCCCCCGGCGACATTCTGATTTTCTTCTCGGGCGAGCGCGAGATTCGCGATGCCGCTGACGCTATCGAGGATATGGTGCGATCCACCCGCCGTCTGGCCGACTACGAGGTGTTGCCCCTCTACGCCCGCCTGTCGATGGCTGAGCAGCACAGGGTTTTCAAACCCGGTGGCCGGCCCCGCATCGTGCTAGCCACCAACGTGGCTGAGACCTCCCTGACCGTGCCCGGCATCAAGTACGTGATTGATACTGGCACCGCCCGTATCTCGCGCTACTCAGCCCGCACCAAGGTGCAGCGCCTGCCCATTGAGCGTATTTCGCAGGCCTCAGCTAACCAGCGCTCGGGTCGCTGTGGTCGTGTCTCTGACGGTATCGCTATCCGACTCTATTCCGAAGAGGACTTCCAGGCCCGGGCCGAGTTCACCGACCCCGAGATTCTCCGCACCAACCTGGCCGCTGTCATTCTGCAGATGACCGCTATCGGCGTGGTCAAGTCCCCCTCCGATATTGAGAAGTTCCCCTTCGTTCAGCCGCCCGAAACCCGCGCCATCAACGACGGTGTTAACCTGCTGCGCGAGCTCGGTGCACTTGCTACCCCCGGCCGTGATGGGGCGGACGCCCTCACCCGCAATACGCGCGGGACAACAGGCGGAAGAGGGGGGCGGCGTCCGTCCTCACCGCTCACTGCAGCAGGACGGGCTATGGCGGCCCTACCCGTCGACCCCCGCCTAGCCCGCATGATTGTAGAGGGCTCCAAGCGCGGGGTGGCTAAAGAAATTATGGTGCTGGCGGCAGCCTTGACCATCCAGGACCCCCGCGAGCGCCCCGCCGATCACCGGGGTGAGGCAGATTCCCTGCACGCCCGCTATAAGGATGAGAAGTCTGACTTCACCTCCTATCTGCTGCTGTGGCAGTACATCAACGAGAGGCAGGCAGAGCTGTCGTCGAGCCAGTTCCGCAAGATGTGCCATCGGGAGTACCTAAACTTCCTGCGTATCCGTGAGTGGCAGGATCTCTTTGCTCAGCTGCGGGAGATTGGCCGGTCGGCCGGTATTACGGTTGAGGGCGGGCGCGATATTGACCCGGCTGCCAGTGAGACCGAGGTGCACAAGTCGCTGCTCTCGGGTCTGCTGTCGCATATCGGTATGCAGGATGAGCAGAACCGCCACGAATATCGGGGGGCGCGCGGTACCCGCTTCGCGATTTTCCCCGGCTCTGCCCTCTTTAAAAAGAAACCGGTCTGGCTGGTCTCTGCCGAGCTGGTAGAGACATCCCGCCTGTGGGCGCGCGTGAACGCGCAGATTGAGCCCGAGTGGGTGGAAGAGTTGGCTGGGCCCCTGCTCAAGCACTCTTATTCTGACCCGCACTGGTCTGCCCGCCAGGGGTCGGTGCTAGCTCATGAGAAGGTCACCCTTTTGGGGTTGCCCATCATTGCCGACCGGCGTATCCAGTACTGGCGGGTTGACCCGGTAGCTGCCCGCGAGATTTTTATTCAGTCTGCCCTGGTGGAGGGCGATTGGCAGACCCGCCACCGCTTCTTTGCCCGTAATCAGAAGGCTCTGGCTGAGGTTGAGGAGCTTGAGGCTCGTTTGCGCCGCCGCGACCTGCGGGTCGATGACGCTGTTCTCTTCGACTTCTATAACGCCCGCATACCCGAGCACGTTGTCTCTGAGCGCCACTTTGACCGCTGGTGGAAGGAGGAGCGCCGGGTCAATGAGCATCTGCTGGATTTCACCCCCGAAAACCTGATTGACGAAGAGGCCGCCGATTACGACGAGTCCCTCTTCCCCCACACCTGGACTGCCCGTACCTCCGGCGGGGAGCTGGCCCTTGATCTGCGCTACGAGTACGCCCCCAGTGTGCAGATTGGTGGGGTGCGCTCGTCCCAGACACAGACGGACGGCATCGCGGTGCAGGTTCCGGTGCTCTTCTTAGGGCAGCTTGAACCGGCTCCTTTTGAGTGGCTGATTCCGGGTCTGCGGGAGGAACTGGTGACGGCCCTGATTAAGTCCCTGCCCAAGCAGATTCGCAAGAATTTTGTTCCGGCACCGGACGTTGCCCGTCAGGCCGTTGAGAAACTCAACGCCGACTACTCCCCCGCTACTGATTCCCTCACTGAGGCCCTGGCCCTGGTGCTGCGCCGCCTGCGCGGTCACGTGGTCGACCCGGCCGAGTTCAACTGGGATGCGGTACCCGAGCACCTGCGCTTCACCTTCCAGGTGCGCAACCACCAGAACAAGATTCTGGGCGAGGGTAAAGACCTCGTCGAGCTCCAGGGCCTTTTACACGCCGAGATTCGCTCTGCCCTGGCAGCTTCTCTGGGTGCAAGCCCCGAGACCATGGGCAAGATGGCGGCTCTGGCGGCAAGGGGTCAGAAGGGTCAGGACGCCCGTAGCGGCTCAGTGCCTTCTACAGCCCCCAGCGGGGTTGGGAGCCGCGGTGCAGGTGCCAAGGGGGCGCAGGCGTCCGCCCCGGCGCAGGCGCCGGGCAGCAAAGCCGTGCGGGAAGTCTCAGGCCTGACCAACTGGCCGGAACAGGACCTACCCCGCAAGGTCGAGCGTGTGATTGCCACCCAGACGGTGGCAGGCTACCCGGCCCTGGTCGATGAGGGGGCATCCGTTGCTGTGCGGATCTTCCCCACCGAGGCTGAAGCTACCCGGGCCCAGCGCGGGGGCATCATCCGCCTGCTCAAGCTCAATACCCCCTCGCCCGAGCGCTACGTTTCGGAGCACCTGAACAACCGCGAAAAGCTGGTCTTTACGCAGAACCCCCACGGGTCAATTGACGCGCTCATTAGTGACTGCACGGTAGCCGCTATTGACCAGCTGGTACCCGCTACCCCGCCTTTTACCAGGGCGGAGTACACTGCCCTGTTCAATAGCGTGCGGGCTGAGCTCATTGACACGGTCTTCGTGATGACCAAGCTGGTTGCCGATATCCTGTCGGAAACAGCTAAGGTGCAGAAGCTCATTAAGAAATCCACCTCGCTTGCGGTCATTCACGCCATGAGCGATATGAAGAGCCAGCTGGGGAACCTGGTCTACCCGGGGTTTGTGACCGAGACCGGTGCGGTTCAGCTGCACCACCTACCCCGCTACCTTAGGGCTATTTCCAAGCGCATTGAGAAGCTGGGGCCCAACGTCAACCGGGATAACCAGCTCATGCTGACCGTGCAGGAACTTGAGGACGCCTACGATAAGGCTGTGCAGTCCCTGCCCGGAGGCACGGTGCCGACTCCCGAGCTGGAGCAGGTGGGCTGGATGATTGAGGAACTGCGCGTGAGCTTCTTCGCCCAGGAACTCGGCACCGCCTACACTGTCAGCGAGAAGCGGGTGGCTAAGGCCCTGCGCGAGGCTATGGAGGCTATCAAGAACGCCTAG
- the deoD gene encoding purine-nucleoside phosphorylase, giving the protein MAETVNTPHIAPNGAEIAETILLPGDPLRAKFIADTYLENVVQFNTVRNMFGFTGDYKGQRISVMGTGMGIPSASLYTHELIHTFGVKNLIRIGTCGGMAEGLDLFDLVVASAASTDSNFMHHYKLPGTFAPTASWPLLSAVAKEAEAQGKALNVGNVLSSDVFYRSDFSDAAKWAEMGVLAVEMETAGIYAVAAAAGVQALSVFTVSDHLFKGVETTAEQRQTAFTDMMELVLPVAASL; this is encoded by the coding sequence ATGGCAGAAACCGTCAACACCCCGCACATTGCCCCGAACGGCGCTGAAATTGCCGAAACCATCCTGCTGCCCGGCGACCCGCTGCGCGCCAAGTTCATTGCCGATACCTACCTTGAGAACGTCGTACAGTTCAACACCGTGCGCAACATGTTCGGCTTCACCGGCGACTACAAGGGCCAGCGCATTTCGGTCATGGGTACCGGTATGGGTATCCCTTCGGCTAGCCTCTACACCCACGAGCTGATTCACACCTTTGGCGTGAAGAACCTGATTCGTATCGGCACCTGCGGTGGCATGGCTGAGGGTCTTGACCTTTTCGACCTGGTCGTGGCCTCAGCAGCTTCGACCGATTCTAACTTCATGCACCACTACAAGCTCCCCGGCACCTTTGCCCCTACCGCGTCCTGGCCCCTGCTGTCGGCTGTGGCTAAGGAGGCCGAGGCCCAGGGCAAGGCCCTCAACGTGGGTAATGTGCTGTCTTCTGACGTTTTCTACCGCTCTGATTTCTCCGACGCCGCTAAGTGGGCTGAGATGGGTGTGCTGGCTGTTGAGATGGAAACCGCCGGTATCTACGCTGTGGCTGCCGCCGCCGGTGTGCAGGCCCTCTCTGTTTTCACTGTCTCGGATCACCTTTTCAAGGGGGTTGAGACCACCGCCGAGCAGCGTCAGACCGCTTTTACCGACATGATGGAACTCGTCCTCCCCGTCGCTGCCAGCCTCTAA
- a CDS encoding type II toxin-antitoxin system RelE/ParE family toxin: MIQSFADRNTEKLAQRQRVPVFDTRIERVALRKLRLLDAATSLNDLRVPPGNRLEALKGDRAGQHSIRINDQWRICFTWTHAGPEGVEIVDYH; the protein is encoded by the coding sequence ATGATTCAATCTTTCGCAGATCGAAACACGGAGAAGCTAGCCCAGCGCCAGCGGGTTCCCGTTTTTGACACGCGCATTGAACGAGTTGCTCTAAGGAAACTGAGATTATTGGATGCCGCTACATCACTCAATGACTTGAGAGTGCCCCCGGGTAACCGTCTGGAAGCTCTCAAAGGTGATAGGGCTGGGCAACATAGTATAAGAATTAATGATCAATGGAGAATCTGTTTTACCTGGACTCATGCAGGGCCCGAAGGAGTTGAAATCGTTGATTACCATTAG
- a CDS encoding HigA family addiction module antitoxin: protein MQGPKELKSLITISLPPVHPGEVLFEDFMEPLSVSQNQVARAIGVSPRRINDIVHGRRAVTADTAARLSRYFGTSAEFWLNLQARYELDMLEETKAETLAAIVPLNAA, encoded by the coding sequence ATGCAGGGCCCGAAGGAGTTGAAATCGTTGATTACCATTAGTTTGCCTCCGGTACACCCTGGGGAGGTCCTCTTTGAAGATTTTATGGAACCCCTTAGTGTGAGCCAGAACCAGGTTGCCCGAGCCATAGGAGTCTCACCGCGTCGGATTAACGACATTGTGCATGGTAGGCGAGCAGTAACAGCTGATACTGCGGCCCGGCTGTCTCGTTATTTTGGCACGAGCGCTGAGTTTTGGCTTAATCTACAGGCCCGGTATGAGCTGGATATGCTTGAAGAAACAAAGGCTGAGACTTTGGCAGCTATCGTTCCATTGAACGCTGCCTAG